From one Formosa sediminum genomic stretch:
- a CDS encoding tetratricopeptide repeat protein, translated as MTYKYIIVICLICISSFVNAQDMQEGFTYLETGKYAQAESFFKSVLKSYPNNKTAKLCYGRAVGLQGESEHAVALFTELLNTYPDDFEIKLNYAESLLWNKNYLQAKDFYEILIEENSTSFPALLGYANTLSNLKIYDSALIYVNKALDVLPGNANALTSKKYIYLGYAYQNQQAQNYDEAERLLKENLSLFKNDADTLINLANLYLIANRLEAAEATYNILAEQPTYRLTTLNGLALVAHLNGKEKKALAISQQAYSSLISETQPELIQATTERYIQALIWNKKYTEADKLISELMTSQPNENWILALRATLNIYKSDFKKSVNDYNIILENDSTSFDGNLGKANALKALGYYNDAYKAAENTLTFYDKQKDATHFIKTLNTNFTPFWETKAYYSFDNGDNNAYAILTNIELPTSTTFKWLAQYSHRSTSNKVTDNDAKSHDLSFGLAYQMLPNVTFKGLAGVTSAKANTHDYTQFVTDLSVHIKPFKLQVLDIGYKSEIQSFNAELLEREIVMNNLYANYNLSTNFNIGWFTQYYYTWQNDDNTRNLLFTSLYYNIMSKPALKVGLNYQYITFKNQVPDIYFSPEKFNAVEIFANIIKNEDITKAKSWYYELTAASGLQFIEDDGSQLTYRIQGKLGYKFTERALLNIYGTQSNIASATAAGFNYTEIGLRFKWYLFDKPLFR; from the coding sequence ATGACCTATAAATATATTATTGTAATATGCCTTATTTGTATCTCTAGTTTTGTAAATGCACAAGATATGCAAGAGGGATTCACATATTTAGAAACAGGTAAATATGCCCAAGCAGAATCCTTCTTTAAATCGGTTTTAAAATCATACCCCAACAATAAAACTGCTAAATTATGCTATGGTCGTGCTGTGGGTTTACAAGGCGAGTCTGAACACGCGGTAGCCTTATTTACAGAATTACTAAACACTTACCCTGATGATTTTGAAATTAAATTAAATTATGCTGAATCTTTATTATGGAATAAAAACTACTTACAAGCCAAAGATTTTTATGAAATTTTAATTGAAGAAAATTCAACAAGTTTCCCTGCCCTTTTAGGATATGCAAATACACTATCTAATCTTAAAATATATGATAGTGCTTTAATTTATGTAAATAAAGCATTAGATGTATTACCTGGAAATGCTAACGCCTTAACCTCTAAAAAATACATCTATTTAGGCTATGCGTACCAAAATCAACAAGCACAAAATTATGATGAAGCTGAGCGTTTACTAAAAGAAAATCTTAGTTTGTTTAAAAATGATGCAGACACTTTAATTAATTTAGCGAACTTATACCTTATAGCCAATCGTTTAGAAGCAGCAGAAGCGACTTATAATATTTTAGCTGAACAACCGACATACAGGTTAACGACTTTAAATGGTTTGGCACTCGTGGCTCATTTGAATGGCAAAGAAAAAAAAGCCTTAGCAATTAGCCAACAAGCATACAGCAGCTTAATTTCTGAAACACAACCAGAACTCATACAAGCCACTACAGAGCGCTATATACAAGCTTTAATTTGGAATAAAAAATATACTGAAGCAGATAAACTTATCTCTGAATTAATGACATCGCAACCTAATGAAAATTGGATATTAGCTTTACGTGCAACATTAAACATTTATAAAAGCGATTTTAAGAAAAGTGTAAATGATTATAATATAATTTTAGAAAACGACAGTACTTCTTTTGATGGCAATTTAGGTAAAGCCAATGCACTTAAAGCTTTAGGATATTACAATGATGCTTATAAAGCTGCAGAAAACACTTTAACTTTTTACGATAAACAGAAAGATGCAACTCATTTTATAAAAACGTTAAACACCAATTTTACGCCGTTTTGGGAAACAAAAGCGTATTATTCTTTTGACAATGGTGATAACAACGCCTATGCCATATTAACAAATATAGAACTCCCAACCTCTACAACTTTTAAATGGTTAGCCCAATACAGCCATAGATCTACGAGTAATAAAGTAACAGATAACGATGCTAAATCTCACGATTTATCTTTTGGTTTAGCATACCAAATGTTACCAAACGTAACCTTTAAAGGTTTAGCTGGTGTGACCTCGGCCAAAGCCAATACACACGATTATACCCAGTTTGTTACAGACTTAAGTGTACATATTAAACCTTTTAAATTACAAGTTTTAGATATTGGTTACAAAAGTGAAATTCAAAGTTTTAATGCAGAATTATTAGAACGTGAAATAGTCATGAACAACTTGTATGCAAACTACAATTTAAGTACCAATTTTAACATAGGATGGTTTACGCAGTATTATTATACTTGGCAAAACGACGATAACACTAGAAACTTATTATTTACGTCGTTATACTATAACATTATGAGTAAACCAGCTTTAAAAGTTGGATTGAATTACCAATACATAACTTTTAAAAATCAAGTACCAGACATTTACTTTAGTCCGGAAAAATTTAATGCTGTAGAAATTTTTGCTAATATTATTAAAAATGAAGATATAACGAAAGCTAAATCTTGGTACTATGAGCTAACTGCGGCTTCTGGTTTACAATTTATAGAAGATGATGGTAGCCAACTAACCTACCGTATACAAGGAAAATTAGGATATAAATTTACAGAACGTGCCTTATTAAATATCTATGGTACACAGAGTAATATTGCATCTGCAACTGCTGCTGGTTTTAATTATACAGAAATTGGGTTACGTTTTAAATGGTATCTTTTTGATAAACCTTTATTTAGATAA
- a CDS encoding oligosaccharide flippase family protein yields the protein MYKNPIISKLKTNKITPEQLFMLSVLIVNGGNYLYNLILGRLLGPEHFADAAVLITFLLVLSFVAMTFQLVTAKFSVVFEGIVFKNFIGKIYKNALLVGVCCGFIIILCSTQLQQLFNTSSATMFVIFGIGVPLYFLMSVNRGVFQGKKDFKLLSITYQGEMLSRLIITLGLLFLLKIPSSTIISIGILISFLFGLIPFKIEHLTLKKTVLAVSDSKNITSFFMLTAFYELTQIIINNSDILLVKHYFDSYEAGLYASLALIGRIVYFVAWMFVMLLLPTVITLQKEGKDTAPILFKYVGYIATIALVIVLVCALLPKLMITILFGDSYLAMAPLLWKYAWATGMFAVSNIFAYYYLSLDKYIPVIISGLFGMLQMLLVVFYHNTLEQVVHMQIIAMVSLLVIQILFFLLSRKTLN from the coding sequence ATGTATAAGAATCCGATTATTTCAAAATTGAAAACAAATAAAATAACACCAGAACAATTATTTATGTTAAGTGTATTAATTGTAAATGGTGGGAATTATTTATATAATTTAATATTAGGACGTTTATTAGGTCCGGAACACTTTGCAGATGCGGCTGTATTAATTACTTTTTTATTGGTATTATCTTTTGTTGCTATGACATTTCAGCTGGTTACTGCAAAATTTTCAGTAGTATTTGAAGGCATCGTATTTAAAAATTTTATAGGGAAAATCTATAAAAATGCACTTTTAGTGGGTGTGTGTTGTGGTTTTATAATTATATTGTGTTCTACACAATTACAGCAACTATTTAACACGTCGAGTGCAACTATGTTTGTGATTTTTGGTATTGGAGTGCCTTTATACTTTTTAATGAGTGTTAATAGAGGTGTGTTTCAGGGAAAAAAAGATTTTAAACTATTATCTATAACCTATCAAGGGGAAATGTTAAGTAGACTTATTATAACATTAGGCTTGTTATTTTTATTAAAAATTCCATCATCAACAATAATTTCTATAGGTATTTTAATTTCATTTCTGTTTGGATTAATACCTTTTAAAATAGAGCATTTAACGCTTAAAAAAACAGTTTTAGCCGTATCAGACTCAAAAAATATTACGTCTTTTTTTATGTTAACTGCGTTTTATGAATTGACTCAGATTATAATTAATAATAGCGATATTTTATTAGTTAAACATTATTTTGACTCTTATGAGGCAGGTTTGTATGCCTCTTTAGCTTTAATAGGCCGAATTGTATATTTTGTAGCATGGATGTTTGTAATGTTGTTATTACCAACCGTGATTACGCTTCAAAAAGAAGGAAAGGATACTGCTCCAATTTTATTTAAATATGTGGGGTATATTGCAACCATAGCCTTAGTTATTGTATTGGTTTGTGCGTTGCTTCCAAAACTTATGATTACCATTTTGTTTGGAGATAGCTATTTGGCCATGGCTCCATTATTATGGAAATATGCGTGGGCTACAGGAATGTTTGCCGTGTCTAATATTTTTGCTTATTACTACTTGTCGTTAGATAAATATATTCCTGTAATTATATCAGGTTTGTTTGGTATGTTACAAATGCTTTTGGTAGTTTTTTACCACAATACTTTAGAGCAAGTTGTACACATGCAAATTATTGCAATGGTATCTTTATTAGTGATTCAGATTTTGTTTTTTCTGTTAAGTCGTAAAACCTTAAACTAA